TACAATTTGCGATTTTTACGGGACAATACGATTTTTCCAGTGTTGGTGTAAAACAAATTTTTCAGTGTTGGCGgaaaaaacacgttttccagttttagcgggaaaacatattttccagttttgataggaaaatacattttccagttttgacaagaaaacacaatttttagGTTTGGCGGATAAatatgttttgggttttgtCGAGAAGACGCGATTTTCCGTTTTTCTCGGGAAACACATTTTTCGGGTTTCAGCGGGACAACATGTTTTCAGATTCGGTGGGaaagcatgtttttttttttttgcggaaaaCGCATTTTCAGGTTTTGGTGGGGAAAATGCATATTTCAAGTTTTCGCGGGATAACGTGTTTTCGGgggttttggcgaaaaatgggttttcgggtttcggaGGAAAAACATATGTTCTGGTTTGGTGGAAAAACATGTTTTCGGTTTAGGagaaaaatttacaattttcagattaaaaataataatattatataataattgtaagaactaatttaattaattttatatttgtattaagcTATTTAGGTCTTTTGTATTTTGAAATGCAAATGTAGCATCCAAACTCTACTTTTAGCATTTTAAGAATCTAGATATTGTAGATATTATAGATGTTGTATCTAAATATTGATGCAATATTGTTGAAATGAACGACATCTAAAAGATAGCATCCAGATGCAGCGTCTGAATTTCAAAACAAACATGACCTACATGTCAAATCCCTCTTAGTGACTCAATGCTCTTGTAAAATAACGAGTAAATTAGCTAAATATACTAACAAATGTGGGATATCATTGAATGGGGGGAAAATGGTAATGTTGGGGGGAAGAAAATTGGAAGGATATAGGGTATGGAGTACAAATAAGGGAAAAGTGGTATGTAGGGAGTACAAATTCTCAAATAACTATATGTAGACGAGGAAACAGTCTTTACACCAAGTCCACATTCAGACGCCTGATATACTTAAATAAACGTCTACCATCTGGagattagatttgaacactccAAATGTTATACAAACTTTAAAATATCCCTAACAAAACCAAACATAACTACGATCAAAATGATACCTACCTTATATTCAAGAGGCGATTCCCATATCTGGGCATTTCGGGCATCAGTTCCGTTCGATTATTTCGAGTTTCGGGTATGGAGCTAGAAGATCCATTTACTACTTGATCtatttttcggttcggttcggttcatatagttttgggtttagttCAGTTCAGATAGTAAAACtaggaacaaaaaaatttccagAAAAATTTGGTTCTCATTTGGTTCTGGTTCGGATTCAGGTAGTTCGGGTAACTCGGATAAAATATCACTTATTTatggtaaaatatcaaataattaggatgatttaaaTAAGAagtttggatatttcggattactttggatatttcggataaaactatccggatagtttctGATACTTTCGGGTGTTCggatatttttaattgatttttaaattaaaaaaatatatatttagttctgttataaacttatacagtatgtatatataattattatttttatatattcgggtattCGTTCGGTTCTCAGTTCTGTTATTTTGGATATAGAAATATAGTAAGCGTTCGGATATTTGAGGGTTTCAGTCTGGTTCCGGTTTCAggtattttggttcggttccggttcggttctgcGGTTCCAGATTTTTTTGCCCATGCCTAGCCGTGAACAGTGAAAGTACCTATTATCTCCCGACTCCCATGCATGATCGGACATGATCCTAGCAAACGGATATAAAGACAATATGTAATCATCAAATACATTCATATCAGCAACTAACATAGAAGAAAAAACACCCGGTTAATGGATGATACAGCTTCAAAACAGACTTACCTCTCAGATGGAGTAGGAAAAGTGATCTACAGAATGGTTAGAATCCTAACACCAACAAAAACAAACCAATCTCTAACCTTTTCACTAACAATCAAGAATCAATATATAGGTCGCCGTTGATATAGTCTACACTGCTTTCTCTAAGAACAGAGAAAGTCCTTTTGATTCTAACTCTGTTTTCTGGAAACCTCATGAGGATACACAATGATTGGAGAGGGACATGGATTTCGATTTAGGATGTTGACTGTTTTAGTGGTGACAAACTGACAATATATATGAACCTAGGAATACAATACATATACTATATACCTCCCAATAAAAAAACTGTACAAATTTTCTTTCGCTCCAGATTTATATACACAAAGAGCTTCTccttgaaaaaaagaaagatagaaCTACAGAGACATGGGTTCAtgtttggcaaaaaaaaaaacagacaagCTTTCAATAAGCGTTGTAAGGAATGCGTCTCTTTGTGATCCATGCGTTGCCACGTAAAAATTCCCCGGGAGCGAACCCCCTGGCTTGCCTAGCAGAGATTCGTCGAATACCCCTCCATCTGACCCGGCGGGCCTGACCCGAGCCACGACCTCTGTTGCGATACTCGGAGTAGAACAACGTTTTGAGAGCGAACGTTTCGTTCCACTTCAACCAACCTTCTGGGTCTATCACATCATCGATATTTGTGTTCATTATGATTGTCCTTGAATATTCTTTCCATGGCCGTCCCAAAAACGCTCTGTTCCTGTAGAGATACATAAAGGTCCATATATATAACGCTAGTGATATAAGGCTAGTAACGtagttaaacttttatataaagTAATTATTATGGTTTACTTGGCTTTGACGGGACGATATGTTGCATCGCCAGTTATACGGCTATTGTGGATAACGATCCCGGTCGTCTCACGCCGGTCTTTCCGTCCTTGGGCTGTAACGATGCACTGCTGGTTATCCATGGGACGGCGGATGACAAATTCACAGTTTTGGAAAACGGCTTTGGCATCACCGAAGACGAAATCGATGGTGCCTGAGATGCGGCAGTCACGATAGAATTGACGGTGTGTATGGACGTAAAGTGTGTCTTGGTAACCATTCATATGACAGTTGAAGAACACAGCAAAATCGGCCGAAACTCGGAGTGCAACTGCTTGATGGCGTGCTGCTCCTGCCGTGTTCTCGAACCCTATGTCCTTCGCCATGAAATAGTCACCATTTACCGCTTCAAACACCGAAAAAAACATTAACACATTTACatcaaaaataacttaaataatgCAATACAAGTGTTATGAATCTTCAGGTTAGCTCAAATTACCTAAATATAttccatttatttttaagaattttttgttccaaattagaTTAAGTTTTCAATcgtcaataaaattatttaaaatttatgttatatgaccaatgtaTTATTCATTCTATTTTACTGTTGGTGAACTTGTGGTTAGATAAAACggttaacaatattttaaaattttcgaaatattacttatttatatttttacaattatagaATTTTATTACCCAAAAAggtttcaatttgttttttacaatttttaaagaattataaatttctaattgtaatattattagcttcttttatatatttacaaattttagaaatactgTTTAGTTGtactttttgataattttacaaatttttatcaaatttttattaattttatacaatttgatatattttatccaaaagaaatagataaaaatctatctaagattataatgttaaatatatagatatctattcttaatataatttaaaataaacgaAATTGTTTAGTTTATGTTCAATtagataataatttatatttaaatattgataagaaaataagaaaatctaaataataataacattttatttttaatacaattaaaattaaaaaaatttattactgCAGATGGTTCAGGAAAACACATAGTTATCTATTAAAACGAAGGAGTATAACtttttaatgtaaattaaagcaaaaaaccTTAAAAGAATGGTGTATATGAATTTACCGACTGTGGAAGTGCGGTAGGTGCCGATGCGATCGGGCAAAAATGCGACGTTTCCCGTGATGATAGTTTTTGTTGGCCCATCTCCAACAAACATGacgtttttcattttctttgttaCCTCAATCTTTTCCTTATAAACACCTTGTTTTATGTAAATCACGAACTTCCTTCTGTTCTTCATTGGTACCATTGCTAATGCTTGTTTGATCGTCTTGCACTTACCACTCCCGTCTTTTGCCACCACTACGTTCGCCCTAATTCTTCTTCCACGTGCTGCAAGCAGCCTCCGGGAATGCGTTGTTACCCACCGTGGGAACCCTCCTTCCTCTGATAAGTGTCTATCCTCCAATTTTCCAAAAGGATTCAATGCTCGAAGCGGATCCATCGGCCGGTTTTCTGAAGAATGTAACTTTTGACGTGTATTCTCTGAAGAATCGAGCGGTAGATTTCTGGAAGAATCCAACTGTTGGGTAGTGTAAGAATCTGAAGGTCGACTCTCGGAAAGGTCTGGTTGCCGATTCTTGGAAGGGTCCAAATTATGAGGAGAATACTTGGAAGAATCAAGCGAGTTCTCAGAAGAATCCAGCGGTTGGTTCTCGTAAGAATCCATCGGTTGATTCTCGGAAGAATCCAACGGTCGTTTCTTGGGACCATTCAAATTTTGAAGAGGGGAATCCTTGGAAGAATCCAACCGTTGATTCTCTGAGGAATCTCCCATTTGAGGAGAAACCTCGGAAGAATCCAATTGTTGATTATCAGAAGAATCTCCCATTTGAGGAGAACCTTCCGGAGAATCCAACGGCTGTTCTTCTGGAGAATCCGAACGAAAAATGCCGAGTCCACCACTTCCTGGCTGTTGGAGTTATCAAGTCAGGTGTGAATTATATATTAGAAGGAAaacatagtttttaaaaaagagCAAGTAAAATTGGAAACTGAAAAGAAATTGtgaaatctaatataaaaaaaattatcattactaatcattttgttataaaatctaaaacttaGCTTAAAATCATGGATCATAAGAAATGTAGTTTGTTAGCTTTGAAAGAATTTACCCTGAGAAATGGAATTGGAATACGAAAAATCTTCAACAAAGCATCAAGATTTGAGGCGATCGCTAAACCGTTGCTAGTGAGATGCTGCCCCTTCCTCATGACCATTTCCATAATTTCGGCCGCTATACTATCAATCCCTTCAAATCCGTCGATGCACGTTTGTTGGTATGTGACTGAACCGCTTAGCCACACTAGAAGATCGTCAATGAAATCTGACAATCTGGTGAACAGAAACCCCTTGAATGTGTCCCTCGTTTTTAGAAGATCATCAATTGCAAAATCCATAAGCTCCCAACAACTATTAAGTGCGTCCCTCGTTCGCACATCCGCATCCGCCCTGCTCTCTATATCAGTCATACCCCTGTTTATTCCACTACGAATCGATATGATTGCTAGATCGAAGGCTGCTCTAATCAGATTGCGAGGATCCGGGGACTTCACAGTCTCCAGACTCGCTATGCATTCTTGTTTGTAATCAGTGGAGGAACATATTATACTCACTGCTGTCT
The sequence above is drawn from the Brassica napus cultivar Da-Ae chromosome A8, Da-Ae, whole genome shotgun sequence genome and encodes:
- the LOC106359593 gene encoding putative pectinesterase/pectinesterase inhibitor 43, giving the protein MRNGWNDSSKMKRFAFLGITSLFMTMALCAEADEGSSPSRKTEEIHRGSKLMITKTAVSIICSSTDYKQECIASLETVKSPDPRNLIRAAFDLAIISIRSGINRGMTDIESRADADVRTRDALNSCWELMDFAIDDLLKTRDTFKGFLFTRLSDFIDDLLVWLSGSVTYQQTCIDGFEGIDSIAAEIMEMVMRKGQHLTSNGLAIASNLDALLKIFRIPIPFLRPGSGGLGIFRSDSPEEQPLDSPEGSPQMGDSSDNQQLDSSEVSPQMGDSSENQRLDSSKDSPLQNLNGPKKRPLDSSENQPMDSYENQPLDSSENSLDSSKYSPHNLDPSKNRQPDLSESRPSDSYTTQQLDSSRNLPLDSSENTRQKLHSSENRPMDPLRALNPFGKLEDRHLSEEGGFPRWVTTHSRRLLAARGRRIRANVVVAKDGSGKCKTIKQALAMVPMKNRRKFVIYIKQGVYKEKIEVTKKMKNVMFVGDGPTKTIITGNVAFLPDRIGTYRTSTVAVNGDYFMAKDIGFENTAGAARHQAVALRVSADFAVFFNCHMNGYQDTLYVHTHRQFYRDCRISGTIDFVFGDAKAVFQNCEFVIRRPMDNQQCIVTAQGRKDRRETTGIVIHNSRITGDATYRPVKAKNRAFLGRPWKEYSRTIIMNTNIDDVIDPEGWLKWNETFALKTLFYSEYRNRGRGSGQARRVRWRGIRRISARQARGFAPGEFLRGNAWITKRRIPYNAY